ttaatacataaacatTACTTTTACAATGTGTTCTACCTAAATAActgttcaaattcaaaatagtGACAAAAAACTTGCGTCATTAAATCTCAGATATTAAAGAACAATTTTGTTTCCTCAGTCGATATCTTAAAAACTGTAGGTTTTCGGTCTTTCagcatttttggatttatgaaagatcaatttttcaaaaacgatagattgcatttttttaattcttggtTTTTTAGGCTAATTTATAGGCTAATTAACTAATAAAATCTACAAAATGGCAATCCAACTTTGtcactaagggccaatttttcaatagtcagttaaatagtcagttagtacttattcctaaggatagagaaaaaatcaatttttcaacaggcagatatagcttattcctaagaataaatctatcttcttctttcagagacgaataaaattattctaaggaataagctcaataaaaatattgtgtcagttgtcaaagctgttttgaaagaattttgaaaaaaatacagtggaaaacaagaaaacaaaaacaatcatgaataaaaatgacgtttaattttaaatatttttgaatttgacaatttttttttgttattctgtagaattaattattcttgattgaaaaattcaatgtttttatctgattgtttatgagtctaataactttattcttcgaacagttaactgactggttattagaagattgaaaaattggctctaaatataaaatatattaaaaaaaaaatatatatatatacctactagggtgtccgttatttcccaaagtgatgttttcgggggtgacaccccccagatcgaaagtttagggcctaaatacggggaatttagcaaaaacaaattttttggaggtcattaacccgtgcctctaaggtcatactttccccatacaaatttgtatgggaaatttttaactcatacataaaattttttttctctcgagttaaatcatctatttttaaaatgtttgttgtttctggttggaaaatagttcctttaaaagattacattcaaaatttcccgttaaaaattttttttatattttatttcggtttttgaaattatgagctgttttcgtagtttttgctttcacctatcacataatttcaaatgcagttttattggtttttaattcttttcaaatattgcattcaaaaatttgtgtataaatcaaaaattttaatttttttaaatttttttttgaaattttcgcagtttttatacgtttaaatttatttttttcgagctacaaaagatatgtttacaatatttttattgaatttttttaaaaaattattcacctaaaaaatgacatcaaaaaagttgcaaacaagaaagggtaaagtatttaataatatttatttaatataaaaaactgcaaaaatttcaaaaataaatttaaaaaaattaaaatttttgatttatacacaaatttttgaatgcaatatttgaaaagaaataaaaaccaataaaactgcatttaaaattatgtgataggtgaaagcaaaaactacgaaaacagctaataatttcaaaaaccgaaataaaatataaaaaaaatttttaacgggaaattttgaatgtaatcttttaactactattttccaaccagaaacaacaaacattttaaaaatagatgatttaactcgagagaaaaaaaattttatgtatgagttaaaaatttcccatacaaatttgtatggggaaagtatgaccttagaggcacgggttaatgacctccacaaaatttgtttttgctaaattccccgtatttaggccctaaactttcgatctggggggtgtcacccccgaaaaaatcactttgggaaataacggacaccctaataccTACccacttttttatacaaaaaaataaattttttataaacgactccaacgatttttaaagtttttgcttttcaaaaatatattttaattaaataaatcaagTTGCTTATAGTGGAGTTACTAAAGCAAATtgttagggaacccggccgaacagctctgatttggatgatcttttttttctaaggtcggtaattaaaaatactttaaagtctataggttaaaaattgccgatgttgccgtattgtttttttttttaattgaaatttttttttaacaaaaccattttttttgcttaaatttcataaaataaatgataccaaaagattctctaggttgggtaatttaaggaaacaaAATACATTGGAGTAAAAGATAATCTTCCATCGTCTAAGCGATAagtgcaattttctcaaaaactgacttcaaacacaaaaaaaatattttgaacacaacggcaacacctacaatatttgcatacacgtttttaaaaagccagtatcccatttctatctgtaaaatttaaatccactaaatttaatcaagagtttttgaaagaatggttcTCAAcccaaaattttggaaaaaaaaagttattaaaatattgtaaatggcttttcttcaaactttttcgtagtaaaatatgattttgaatgaataaaaaatatctttatatttaaatgttgaacttaaaaataaaataagttaaattttttttttcaaaactgctattaaaaaaaattcttcgaaaattaaatactttttaatttttttcataaactgtaataggtacatattgacattttataatttcaaatcataataaatgtgaccaaaaaaatttgaaaaataaacgcATATATTacacaaaagttttaaaaaggacatgttaaaatttttttaataattttttttcgaaaatctgagtTAAATTACCGTTTTTCCAAAAACCCTTTCTTCAATTTACTGAATtttgattttacaaatatgaataaccttctacctttaaaaaaaaaatgtatatttaaatattgtaggtgtttccgttgtcttcaaatatttttttttttttgtttgaagtcaatttttgagaaatttgcatttatcgcctaaatgatggaagattgtccttcactcccatatagttgttttcctttaattgcctagacaatcttttgacattagtaaatttatgaaatttaagcaaaatttttgaaaacaaaattttttgttcacaaaaaccttcaattaaatttaaaaaattaaaacggcaACATtgccaatttttaatttatagacattaaagtatttttaattaccgacctttgaaaaaaaaatcatcaaaatcagagctgttcggcggGGTCCCTAATAtatccatttttttaactttagttactccactattagtGGTTTTGGgctcaaatttatttaagaagctgttttgttcttcttttaagaaaagttttatGTAAGAAGTTTTAACTAAATTAAGAAACTCTTATTGTAAGTACGTGTGGGTACGTGCAACCcggtcattttttttaatttatttgttggaGCTCTTTTAAGGAAAAATTAGCGTTTCCTTGTAAGATTTTGAAAAGTCCATTTAACTATATGCCTCTAAGTTCTAAGACCAAaggtatttttaatgaaaaatgtacggaaataattttattagaagGAATATAGAAAGAaaggaacaaatttttttgataccttGTTAATACAGATTTAAGAATAATTAGATTAAGATCGCTTATATTTAGctaaactaaattaaaataaaattaaattacaggGAAATGTaaataagatgattttatttaacatatatCCCACCTGTAGAGTTCAATTACGAGAAAAactggaatgaaaaaaaattatttcgggTGTGACAATATTAAAgagcaaaaaaattgttaaaaagttataatttggATTATTTGTTCTGCCacatcactaccaattttgaaatacttaaacttaaaaaaaaaatttcaaacttctttttcataatcacgatttaatttttttgtatgtatttggaTTTATTTGTAGTGATACAATAAATTGAtaggataaaataaaaattccttcTGTACATTAAATTTTTCGTATAAactatataggtacctatacctacagAACAGAAATATGTATGATTATAAAACAAAGGAAACTGTTGGAATTACATATCATTTCATAGTTGTATTAcattacaaaaatattcttttatttcttatttttattttgcacagaCATTCCAACGATGACATTGGAAGTTACTATCACAGCGTGGCTGGGAATCCAGACAACAGCATTCGAGGTCGTTATGGTTCGAGGAACCCATCTAATGGACGGGTAGAAGAAACGGTCTATACAGCCGGACCACGTGGGTAAGAAacttaaacaatataaaaaactgtAGATTGAGTACGTGcaagtacaaaacaaaaaataatttatgaagAAGACTTgatattgtgttttgttttatgttgtTTTCTGTATGAAACAAGTCGATCATTTTTATTCTAGAGCAATCCAattatttttgtgaaaagaaGCAAAACCAAATTTGCAGTGTTCGCCTATAGTAAACAATGGTACACAAaaagatataaacaaaaaaatacgcaAGCTCTGAGATGAGATATCGTACAGATCTGTAGCACttagtatttaaaaatcttAGATCTTACAAAGGGTGATTTCTATAAAACCAGACCTAAGAATAtgcagtcaaaggtaaatgtaGGTGGTTTAATATTTGAACGCAATTTGCGATCAATGTAGTGTGTCTCCGGTATCTTTATTTCAACAGATTATAGACTTGCAAAAATGTTTACCTTTAAATTACTGAAATCAGAAGGTACTTGTGGAAGGTAATACCAACATAATTGCAAAAATAAGAAAtgtaaattgaaaacaattttaatcaCAACAAAATTATAGCCTATTTGATTCTCATTTATTATTCTTCGGAATTCTTGTGTTTTAAAGTTATATTTAGCAGTTAAAATTGATACCTCACTGACTTggcaacaaaaattaattttgattctTGTTCCTAAATGAATTTCAAGGTAGAAACTTAAATTTGGATAAATATATATACTTAGTAAACTTagtttgctaaaaaaaatcaatgattggGAATAAGAGAATTGACTTTTGGGTCGATCATGATGCGAGCAATTTTCTTGACAAATAAAACACCGataaaaaattatgttggcccttgtttatacagggtgattcattAGTAAtttgccaaaaagctagagcgtgtaggtttggttgagacaagaaaaaaatcgtataggagggggggtctattttatttaaattaaaagatttaccaaaaacaaacaatttgtcCATCCTCTTAAGTGTGCATGTGCACTGTACGTACATTGTACAGTACACAATAAGGACCAACTTATGTATCGTTCTggaataattgtttttgtttctttatgttattttctgtattttgaaaagtaaaatttttgtaagGCTTCCTCTcaaaaggtttttgaaaaaaccatacaaatcagcaccttttgaaaaacatactttttttcagaaattagttttttcattcatataAAGAATTGATTCAACCAATCATACTGCCAACAATACACGTTTTACTCATTTTTATCGACTTTCAAAaaggagtattttttaaatactctgtattatgtttgttacctcataacttggACGGAGTggaccaattttgataattctttttgtattggaaagctggtggctgcaatgtgatcccatttcaatttcgttcagctatggcgataggaactatgagaaaaaccataaaacgcagttttgatccatgaaagtcggttttgttttttgacaaaaatgattattttgtaACGACTCATGGCTTTCATCAAAAGATCGTTAAAGtcagtaatttttaaaataacaaataaatctGTGACAAAAATGCGTTACTTGTCTGTTTTCAAACAGTgccgatttttttatatttttcaacgCCTTTTTGAATAGATGCTTTAAGTCGTAACATTTTCACTTACTTTATTAAACGGAAtcaacaagaaataaaaataaacacatgtGCTTTGAACTCCGGAATAAACTTTGTCATTAATaaccatttttatcaaaaaaaaaacaaaaaatcaaaaccgacttccatggttCAAAATTGGGTTTAATggtggtttttctcatagtttctatagccagaactgaacgaaattgaaatgggactacACTGCAGGCCCcatcagctttccaatacaaagaattatcaaaattggttcactcagtccaaagttataaggtaacaaacataaaaaaaaaatacagacgagtTGAATCCTTTTTggtaaaaaacaattgaattgtTCATTTCAAAAACCACTTAAGTCACACAGTTATAAATTTGCAGGAGTCTATAAAAACTATTTCGTTCAAAAATAAAGTGAGATTTAAGGATTTTTTAACCTGCATTTAGTATGGCTGCAAAATTTCGGTACTGTATTCagctcaaaaaaaataattaaaattcaaaagcgtttttatatttgtttttgtgttctTATGTGTAGCTAAAGAATTGATCAAGAAACATCAGTTCGGAATTTTTTCCAATTTGTAAGATGAACGAGCAAAATTTTTCaccgaagttttttttataataaaaacctTTAAGATAGTTAGAACTAAATATATACCTACTGCCAGGGCTACAGAcgtagaatttgaaaaaaaggacattCAAGAAGATttcaagaaaaaccaaaaacccaGCTTAAACAGCTTACCGTATACAGcctatttttatacatttcgattttgttgtattttaaagaaccctttttttcacatttctttCCAAATAGACACAAATAGACTCAGGTTTtggaaactttttgttttttttttagtggagtggttaatttatctttcattttttttaagctttcgtGCAAATGGGCCACAAATTCACCGAAAAATGGATCTGTCACAGGTTCCCAGAGGACCAATAGGAAACGCTGATGATCCACTTGCTGACCCCTACGATGATCCAACTTATAGTTTCAGCTTCAAAACGCCTGATTATAACCGGGATGAAGATGCTGATAGCAGCGGTACAATAAGAGGTGAATTAATTactaagataaaaaaatattgataaagttgtgttttaaaaataaagtattgaaACATgctgaaaattataattttgtaaatttgaaaacttttgtttccaaaaagttttcaatttcggtttgttttaaaattgaattttttaaaagttttaaaaacttaactatttatctttttatcaatttcaataacaatgtataaaataaaaaatccaaaattgtatTCTTTCTCCAGGTCTTTATTCATATTTTGATGATATTGGCGAAAGACACACTGTTCGTTATGCAGCTGGTGCCGGAACTGGTTTCAAAGTTTTAAATAGTGTGCCAGATAGTCAAACTTCTGTTGCATATACTGCCCCACTATACAAACCAAGTAACCCAGCTGCAAGAGGAAGAGTGGCAGTCCAAAGAGGTTCTAAGggaatgtacaaattcattgcTGCTGCTCCTGATCATCGAAGATCAGAAGTAAGTGGTCCAGATGGTATTGTTAGAGGATCATATTCCTACCTCGATGACAAAGGCACTCAAAGAACTGTTGAATACGAAGCTGGTGCTGGGATAGGTtacagaataataaaaaatagtatTGGTCGAGGAGCTCATGTAAACACTTTGATTCCAAACTTGCGTGGAAGTGATGATGTTTCTCCAAAGGAATACTTGCAAACTTCTAGTTCTGGTAGACTTAAACCAAAGGATGATGATAAACCTAAACCCGATAGTAATGATAGAAATTCTAGTCGCGGAGCTGTGACATCAAAG
This DNA window, taken from Episyrphus balteatus chromosome 2, idEpiBalt1.1, whole genome shotgun sequence, encodes the following:
- the LOC129912706 gene encoding uncharacterized protein LOC129912706; its protein translation is MLNLKLNSGLKGRIVQLTFVHVLILHSALCEIEYNNVNPDGSFSYRHSNDDIGSYYHSVAGNPDNSIRGRYGSRNPSNGRVEETVYTAGPRGFRANGPQIHRKMDLSQVPRGPIGNADDPLADPYDDPTYSFSFKTPDYNRDEDADSSGTIRGLYSYFDDIGERHTVRYAAGAGTGFKVLNSVPDSQTSVAYTAPLYKPSNPAARGRVAVQRGSKGMYKFIAAAPDHRRSEVSGPDGIVRGSYSYLDDKGTQRTVEYEAGAGIGYRIIKNSIGRGAHVNTLIPNLRGSDDVSPKEYLQTSSSGRLKPKDDDKPKPDSNDRNSSRGAVTSKNPKTSGKKTSKDEDSSEDDDFSNKKSNQIMQDQKRRGNKSNNRFDENFEDDLSSLPPVITSNRRILEIGREKDWSQHGRDSTIIKNVGKWYIGLPPGQSVRAHVQNIDILPIGGRTLSPSEALRRDELSELSDI